TTTGATCGAGAGCAGTATACAGCCGCATTTAATGCTGCATAGCCAATTACCGCTACAAAATAGCGATATAAGCCGAAATTGAGCGTAATGAATATCGTTTTTGTAGATTAGGGATGTACAACATCCACAGCAACTTATAATTTTGAGTTTTGCAGGCAGATAGCGGATCCGTTGATGTTGAGATTGTTGATTATCACTAACATTATGAGCAAACCAACTAATCGTATGCGCCCCGTTCATCCAAGAGAAATTCTTAGGGAAGATTATCTTATCCCTCTCAATATGAGCGGCAATGCATTGGCTTTAGCCCTGAATGTTCCAGCGACTCGGATCCACGAAATTGTGAAAGAGCGTCGTTCCGTTACTGCTGATACAGCTGAGCGCCTCGCTCGCTACTTTGGCGGAGATGCAGCCTCCTGGCTAAATCTTCAAGCGATGTATGATCTCAAAACACTACCAACACGAGATGAAATTATTAGGCGAGTTAAACCTCGATCAGTGAAGCAATCAGCTTAATCTTTGTTTTCTCAAAAATGGATCAAGTAAAAATCACAAGATCATCGTGAACTGACGTTCCTTGAGAGCGCATCACTTTTTACAGATAAAAAATAAACTCCTGGTTTTTTGTTCTCTCACAGTTACCAAATCAATGGGTTTGAGCGCAGTCTGAATATTCTTTCAAAAAGGTGACATGCTCCCAGCTCCTTCAATCCAGTATGCGGTGGGTAAAAAAATGCGTGGATTTAGGTGAGTGTCGAAAAGGTAAGTTTACTTGTTGTGTTGAGAATGTTCACTCGCATTCAGAAAGGGGAATTCTGGATACACAACGAAATTCCTAATGGTTACGGGTCGTTCATGGGTAGCTTTTTCGCTTTTGCCTGACTCAAAACCAAAAAAGACCTGAGCTAGGAGTGCAACCAATGAGCTATAAAATTATCCAACCCATTAGCCTGACAGACGGGATTGGTCTTAACCAATTACGCAATGAAGTTAACACTGTGTTAGACGGAGGAGTATCCACGATCCTTTTAGATCTACAAGATGTCACCTTTATCAATAGTTCGGCAATTGGTGCCTTAGTCGCGATGCATAAAGCAGTGCACGGTAAAAGTGGCACTCTATCTTTATGTTCCATGAGAAAACAGGTTAGTCTTGTCCTTAAATTATCTAGAATGGACCAAATTTTTGAGATTTTTGCAGATCAGCAAGCATTTCAGCAAAAACAGGAGACTCCTGTTATTTAGCCTTCTAGCATAAATTCAGGCTGCATATCCCACGGTGGAACGCAGATTACGCAAAAAAGCGTTCTCCAAACAGATCAAACCCAACCCAGGTCAGTCGCTTTAAAGGCCAAGGGACTAGATAGAGCAGGATATCCTAACCTGGGCTAGGAGCATGAACCCGATCTTTCACAGATTGGGGCTGGCCCCAAATTACTTGCTCATGCTTATAAATCACCATCCCTGGCTTGGCCCCTTTAGGCTTATACACATTTTTGGATTCGGTATAAATGACAGGAACCTGGTGGCTTTGTCGAGCCCGACTATAGTAGGCCGCCATATTGGCAGCAAACTGCATATCTCCTGGTTCAGGAACAGCTCCTGCTTCTAATCTCAAGAGCACATGGCTACCCGGAATTTCTTGGGTATGAAACCACAGATCGTAGGTAGTGGCTGTCCGAAACGTGAGCAGGTCATTCTGACGATTATTGCGACCAATCAGTAGCTCCCATCCCGAAGGAGATTGATATTGGTAAAACGGAATTTCAGGTGGGGCATCTTTGCGATACTCCAGCTTCGGGAAATAGTTTTGTAAGATCAGTTCATCTCGAATATCGTGTAGCGTTAACAAATCCGCAGCATCTTCAAATTGCTCTAACTGCTGGATACTGGCTTCCACTTGATCTAAATAGGCAACCTCTGACAGCACCTCTTCTAGCAAAGGCTGCACTTGGGCACGAGAGCGTTTCAGTTTTTGATGGCGTTTGTACCAAGCTTGGGCATTTTGGACTGCGTTTTTTTCTGGATTGAGGGTCAGCGTTCGAGGTTCACCGGATTCAAAATCCTTCAAAGTTAGGGTTTTCATTCCCAACTGCCATTCATGCAAATGGGCCATCAGTAAGTCAGCCCGTTCTCGATAGGCTTCAGCCGTGTCTGAAGCCTTCAACTGATCCTGAAAGGTTTTAGCTTTCGTGTTGAGTTTCTTGAGATGGCCTTTGACCTTTTGCTGCAGCTGATGCCGAAGTTGTTTAAAGACCTGCTCGCCTAACTGCTGACTGTAATACTCATCCAGCAGGATTTGAGTATCGGTAGCAGGATGCGTGATATCCCACCCCAATACCGTATAACTCAGAGACTCGCCTCGACACCATCCAGGGGTAAAAGATTGGTTCTCTAAAGCCGACAGCCAATCCTGCCAAGCTTGAAATAGCCGTTGCCAATCTGCTTCTTGTAGCTGTTCTGTAGAGAGATCGGGTTTCAGAGCAACGGTAGAAAGCATGGACAACACCAAAGCCGAACTCAAACCTCGATAGGTTTTGAGTAAATTCCGTTTGAGGGGACCCGGCACTAGGCCTACTTGCCGTTGCCAATGTTCAAAGGATTCTGACAAGGTCGGAATGGGGTCGGTGAGGTGAGGTGGGGGTTGGTAGAGGTCTCCGGTTTGAATAGGGCGAACACTGGACTGTTGAGCGCTAACTTGGTGGGCTGCCGTGACAATTCGATTTTCCGCATTGGTCAATATGACATTGCTGTACTTGCCCATGATTTCTACATAGACATGCCAATCAACGGGGGCTTGAGGGCGCTGTCCAATCTGCAGGTCAATCACCCGTTCCCAAGCGGCAATCGGTTCAATGGCAATCAAAGCAAGGCCATTAAGCTGATGGCGTAGCTGTTGGCTAAAGGTAAAGGTATCTGCTCCTTTGGGTGGGGGTGTTCCCATACAAATTCGGGCAGCTTGGGGATGCCAACTGAGGGCCAGCCACCCCCGCTGATCGAGGGTACGCAGGCCAATATAGACCGTGAACCGATCTTGCTGAACCACCTGTTCGATGCGTGCGGGTAGCCATTGCGATCGCAACTCGCAGCACGCCGCTGTTAATGTCGTAAAGTCAACCTGTTGCACGGGTAATTACAAGTAAATGGACCTCTTGGCTGTGGATCCAAGACTCTCAAACCAATCTTTCACAAATTTATCCATATTTTAAGGATTTATACTGATTTGTCGATTCAAGCCTTGGAAAGCTGATTTTACATGACTATTTTGTATAACTCGATACATTTTTGCCTAAGTAATCCTGTAAATCCTTAAAAAGCTTTCTATGACTAGAAATAAATACTTAAAAATAGGTTGTAGGTCTAGATCTTTTGTGGATAAGATGGAAAAAAGGAAGATATCAGAGCTTTTTTGGGTGATGCGCTCTGATATTACAAAAGGTTGGAATCTGCGTGAGGATTTGTATTTATGGACATCAAGTTAATCAATATAGGCTTTGGCAATATTGTCTCTGGAAATCGAGTGATTTCCATAGTCAGTCCAGAGTCTGCACCCATTAAGCGTATCATCAGCGAAGCTAGGGATCGGGCCCAGTTGATCGATGCTACCTATGGGCGGCGCACACGCGCAGTAATCGTAACCGATTCAGGCCATGTTGTCCTGTCTGCAATTCAGCCAGAAACGGTGGCTCATCGTTTTATGTCCAATAAGGACACGACTAAGGATTCAGATAAGTAGGACGACCTATCTCCTTCAGGATTGGTATCGAGCAAAATGTTTCCTTTACCCGGTACATCCTCCACCAGTCCTCGAAGGGAATGCCTCGTTATTTGGCATTTTATTTTCATAAAATGAACGGAGTTCGGTTTAGTCTGAAATTTAAATTTTCGTGCTGACTAACCCCCTTATTTCTTCATAGAAAAAGTTCAAATCAGGCTTAACCCGAACGGGCGTTAAAATAAGGTGTTTTT
The Acaryochloris marina S15 genome window above contains:
- a CDS encoding HigA family addiction module antitoxin, which encodes MSKPTNRMRPVHPREILREDYLIPLNMSGNALALALNVPATRIHEIVKERRSVTADTAERLARYFGGDAASWLNLQAMYDLKTLPTRDEIIRRVKPRSVKQSA
- a CDS encoding STAS domain-containing protein, with translation MSYKIIQPISLTDGIGLNQLRNEVNTVLDGGVSTILLDLQDVTFINSSAIGALVAMHKAVHGKSGTLSLCSMRKQVSLVLKLSRMDQIFEIFADQQAFQQKQETPVI
- a CDS encoding NFACT family protein — its product is MQQVDFTTLTAACCELRSQWLPARIEQVVQQDRFTVYIGLRTLDQRGWLALSWHPQAARICMGTPPPKGADTFTFSQQLRHQLNGLALIAIEPIAAWERVIDLQIGQRPQAPVDWHVYVEIMGKYSNVILTNAENRIVTAAHQVSAQQSSVRPIQTGDLYQPPPHLTDPIPTLSESFEHWQRQVGLVPGPLKRNLLKTYRGLSSALVLSMLSTVALKPDLSTEQLQEADWQRLFQAWQDWLSALENQSFTPGWCRGESLSYTVLGWDITHPATDTQILLDEYYSQQLGEQVFKQLRHQLQQKVKGHLKKLNTKAKTFQDQLKASDTAEAYRERADLLMAHLHEWQLGMKTLTLKDFESGEPRTLTLNPEKNAVQNAQAWYKRHQKLKRSRAQVQPLLEEVLSEVAYLDQVEASIQQLEQFEDAADLLTLHDIRDELILQNYFPKLEYRKDAPPEIPFYQYQSPSGWELLIGRNNRQNDLLTFRTATTYDLWFHTQEIPGSHVLLRLEAGAVPEPGDMQFAANMAAYYSRARQSHQVPVIYTESKNVYKPKGAKPGMVIYKHEQVIWGQPQSVKDRVHAPSPG
- the remA gene encoding extracellular matrix/biofilm regulator RemA; translated protein: MDIKLINIGFGNIVSGNRVISIVSPESAPIKRIISEARDRAQLIDATYGRRTRAVIVTDSGHVVLSAIQPETVAHRFMSNKDTTKDSDK